From the Erythrolamprus reginae isolate rEryReg1 chromosome Z, rEryReg1.hap1, whole genome shotgun sequence genome, one window contains:
- the LOC139153118 gene encoding LOW QUALITY PROTEIN: E3 ubiquitin-protein ligase Topors-like (The sequence of the model RefSeq protein was modified relative to this genomic sequence to represent the inferred CDS: substituted 1 base at 1 genomic stop codon), translating into MWDPRERRSQTAGANGSRRWCRRSKLGLADFFPKDNSLLSGINRLQXTMPEEISPDSKCPICLDMFENVAYLDECWHRFCYRCVLEWSKNKAECPLCKQPFDSIVHSMTVDDYKVHSVRPSEIESFANPNGTLTGEHPASVNSQRSSSPRRTTSSPNCGILFEGFSTQTIRQRDAEMHQMIRRLASRRQASLEDRFMWHIEEQEMTSFRKALYRSGTRLRSIEDGGRYRDISAEFFHRNPACLHRLVPWLTRELTVLYGIHGSLINVIQDIIMSNLVKFDLESPAFANELQRFLAQSTQHFLHEFINFARFPFNIDVYDERANYHCPVLSREEGSLSESSITMISPDEPRTQAPDCSSGIAAPWDDESPGPSCSTPEQVHVSPATALNTWESSDEEPVGNRTELQMSQDTNIEVNCDSSDSSDNCIIVDYGKPLAERTPELVQSSSDSEVSANYDRKEDTDKVQPMQFCSFSLRHVSRSASPSSGSKDGIANKVNECLSDENRKLKRIIKDEIKIRGASSSQSFSSKEACYEPNSSRRRKHELHGQHSDREHHSSKRKRKHRSREKRKKKRDGSRHKHKNNKKRSTREKSRSQSFSPSSENTELRDLSWSQSQSREYGGTSRSKDTDYYLRDDYPKSRKYALYNPNAVRGYERGRSRNWSRSRFSSPSSSRSRSPFSSRSIGSRHSDRGSEKPGGKRKYKTHHLERSQRSSAETSSVVENYAVKKSLPKDRTVCAKATSVVERQPETETWHKNKKQSRNPSVEIVYEGECTSKYNKKKPTRIKSTNVTNSSALSSVVITIDSDSDRENGITEVFNQLQTKKSSLFLRLAQPINRNSHCQLHSPKQDV; encoded by the exons ATGTGGGACCCTCGAGAGCGACGGAGCCAAACCGCCGGCGCCAATGGCAGTCGCCGCTGGTGCCGACGGTCCAAACTG ggCCTGGCAGATTTTTTCCCAAAGGATAATTCACTCTTATCTGGCATCAATAGGCTGCAGTAGACAATGCCAGAGGAAATATCTCCAGATTCAAAGTGCCCGATCTGCCTGGACATGTTTGAAAATGTGGCCTACTTGGATGAGTGCTGGCACAGATTCTGCTACCGGTGTGTGTTGGAGTGGTCCAAGAACAAAGCAGAATGCCCACTCTGCAAACAGCCCTTTGATTCCATCGTGCACAGCATGACTGTAGACGACTACAAGGTGCATTCTGTGAGGCCTTCAGAAATAGAATCTTTTGCTAATCCTAACGGTACGTTAACAGGAGAACATCCTGCGAGTGTTAATTCCCAGAGATCTTCCTCTCCTCGAAGGACAACATCTTCCCCAAATTGTGGGATCTTGTTTGAAGGCTTTTCAACCCAGACAATAAGGCAGAGAGATGCAGAAATGCATCAGATGATCAGGCGGCTTGCGTCAAGGCGACAAGCTAGTTTGGAAGACAGATTTATGTGGCACATTGAAGAGCAAGAGATGACTAGCTTTCGAAAAGCTCTGTATCGTTCTGGCACGCGTTTGAGAAGCATTGAAGATGGAGGGCGTTATAGAGACATATCGGCTGAATTTTTCCacaggaatcctgcctgccttcaTAGGTTGGTACCATGGCTAACACGGGAACTTACAGTACTCTACGGAATTCATGGATCGCTCATTAATGTAATTCAGGATATCATAATGAGCAATTTGGTCAAATTTGACCTGGAAAGCCCGGCATTTGCCAATGAACTTCAGCGTTTCTTAGCTCAAAGCACACAGCATTTCTTACATGAATTTATAAATTTTGCCAGATTTCCATTTAATATTGACGTGTATGATGAACGTGCCAATTATCATTGCCCCGTTCTATCACGAGAAGAAGGAAGTCTATCTGAATCTTCAATAACCATGATATCACCTGATGAACCCAGAACCCAGGCACCCGATTGCAGCTCTGGGATTGCAGCACCCTGGGATGATGAATCACCAGGTCCCTCCTGTTCTACCCCAGAGCAAGTGCATGTTTCTCCAGCAACTGCATTAAACACTTGGGAAAGCTCTGATGAAGAGCCTGTTGGAAATAGAACAGAGTTGCAGATGTCACAAGACACAAATATAGAGGTGAACTGTGACAGCTCTGATTCATCGGATAACTGTATAATTGTGGACTACGGCAAACCATTAGCTGAGAGAACCCCCGAGCTTGTTCAGTCGTCCTCAGACTCTGAGGTTTCAGCCAATTATGACAGAAAGGAAGATACAGATAAAGTGCAGCCTATGCAATTCTGCAGTTTTAGCCTGAGACATGTCAGTAGATCTGCTTCGCCATCTTCTGGATCCAAAGATGGTATTGCTAATAAAGTTAATGAATGTCTCTCCGATGAAAACAGAAAATTGAAGAGGATCATAAAAGATGAGATTAAAATCAGAGGAGCATCATCATCGCAAAGTTTTTCTTCAAAGGAAGCCTGTTATGAACCCAATTCATCCAGAAGAAGGAAACATGAATTGCATGGGCAGCATTCCGATAGAGAGCATCACAGTtcgaaaaggaagaggaagcatcGCAGCAGGGAAaaacgaaaaaagaaaagagacggCAGTAGACAtaagcacaaaaataataaaaagagatcAACTCGAGAAAAGAGTAGGTCCCAATCTTTTTCTCCAAGTAGTGAAAACACTGAGCTTAGAGATTTAAGCTGGTCACAATCTCAAAGCAGAGAGTATGGTGGGACTTCCAGGAGTAAAGACACGGATTATTACTTAAGAGATGATTACCCCAAAAGCAGAAAATATGCTTTATATAATCCAAATGCAGTCAGGGGTTATGAAAGAGGTAGATCGAGAAATTGGTCAAGAAGTCGATTTAGCAGTCCATCTAGCAGCAGATCAAGAAGTCCATTTAGCAGCAGATCCATAGGTTCTAGGCATTCTGATAGAGGTTCTGAAAAGCCGGGtgggaaaagaaaatataaaactcATCACTTGGAGAGAAGCCAGAGAAGTAGCGCCGAAACATCTTCAGTAGTAGAAAACTATGCTGTAAAGAAATCCTTACCGAAGGATCGTACTGTTTGTGCAAAAGCCACCAGTGTTGTAGAGAGACAACCTGAAACAGAGACTTGGCACAAAAATAAGAAGCAGTCAAGAAACCCAAGTGTGGAAATTGTTTACGAAGGGGAGTGTACATCAAAGTACAACAAAAAGAAACCAACAAGAATTAAGTCTACCAATGTTACCAATTCCTCTGCATTATCTTCTGTTGTGATTACAATTGACAGTGATAGTGATAGAGAGAATGGCATTACTGAAGTTTTCAACCAGTTGCAAACTAAGAAATCATCTTTGTTTTTACGTCTGGCACAACCAATAAATCGTAATTCACATTGCCAGCTACATTCACCAAAGCAAgatgtgtaa